A window from Anser cygnoides isolate HZ-2024a breed goose chromosome 1, Taihu_goose_T2T_genome, whole genome shotgun sequence encodes these proteins:
- the RPS19BP1 gene encoding active regulator of SIRT1 encodes MSASLLRRGLELLEAQGRGKAPPGLQPGSGGPRTRRRRKAAPGPGKSKATIKGRVVKSAIEEYHKKKAVSHLRENLQYMTSGRCVADKAVTQQVLTQNRGRKSKDRPPEKKAKKKPEGTVFTEEDFRKFEREYFGTL; translated from the exons ATGTCGGCATCGCTGCTGCGGAGgggcctggagctgctggaggcgcAGG gCCGCGGGAAGGCCCCGCCCGGCCTCCAGCCGGGGAGCGGCGGCCCCAGGACGCGGCGGAGGAGGAAGGCGGCGCCTGGGCCGGGGAAGAGCAAGGCCACGATTAAGGGCAGGGTCGTGAAGTCGGCGATAG AGGAGTATCACAAGAAGAAGGCCGTGAGTCACTTGAGAGAAAACCTGCAGTACATGACGAGCGGACGATGTGTGGCAGACAAAGCTGTCACCCAACAA gTTCTTACCCAGAACAGAGGTAGGAAGTCCAAAGATCGACCTCCAGAGAAGAAGGCGAAGAAGAAGCCTGAGGGCACTGTATTTACCGAGGAAGATTTCCGTAAATTTGAGAGAGAATACTTCGGGACACTGTAA